From the genome of Gracilimonas sp., one region includes:
- a CDS encoding Pycsar system effector family protein: MENAKSIDRLNYSWNIFLHQQELIKLADNKIRYLFLVSSVAATFILTEFKALETINIPEFLFMGSFVLFLAFASLTIKPRKTHSGGQGTSKLIYHKDIISRPDRKTYANEFLEASDEELQGDLLHQIYEISAIANKKYRYYNYSFYTLCVQIVLFFVVLI, encoded by the coding sequence ATGGAAAATGCAAAGAGTATAGACCGATTAAATTACAGCTGGAATATTTTCCTTCATCAACAGGAACTCATAAAGTTAGCGGATAATAAAATCCGGTATTTGTTTTTAGTGAGCAGTGTGGCTGCCACTTTTATTCTTACCGAATTCAAAGCACTCGAAACGATTAACATCCCGGAGTTTCTATTTATGGGTTCTTTTGTGCTATTTCTGGCTTTCGCCTCTCTGACTATAAAGCCGAGAAAAACTCACTCAGGCGGACAGGGAACTTCAAAACTGATCTATCATAAAGACATCATTTCAAGACCAGACAGAAAAACCTACGCCAACGAATTTCTTGAAGCCTCTGATGAAGAGTTGCAGGGCGACCTTCTCCATCAGATTTATGAGATTTCTGCTATCGCCAATAAGAAATACCGGTACTATAATTATTCTTTTTATACCCTTTGTGTACAAATCGTACTCTTCTTTGTCGTGCTTATTTAG